The Megachile rotundata isolate GNS110a chromosome 3, iyMegRotu1, whole genome shotgun sequence genome includes a window with the following:
- the dre4 gene encoding SPT16 homolog, facilitates chromatin remodeling subunit dre4 isoform X1 has translation MANVSVDKETFFRRMKRLYTAWKDGEVGTDDSFSKMDCLVSAVGTDEDIVYSKSTALQTWLLSYELTDTIMILAEESICFLASKKKIEFLRKLENQKTEETGVPPVKLLVRDRTDEDKANFAKLIEIIKESKNGKTLGVFSKENYPGAFMDAWRAALKSESFDTVDVSAAAAYVMCPKEDAEILTIKKACIVSVDVFTKYLKDQIMEIIDSDKKVKHSKLAEGVDAAITNKKYVTGVDVTQVDMCYPAIIQSGGNYSLKFSVVSDKNTLHFGVIVCSLGARYKSYCSNIVRTLLVNPTKTIEDNYNFLLLLEEEILKKLVAGVKISEVYETGVKYVKNEKPEMIDHLTKNFGFAMGIEFRESSLLIGPKTHAIIKKGMVFNVNVGLANLTNPDATDKEGKVYALFIGDTVMANEGQPAVNLTPSKKKLKNVGIFVKDEEEEEEEGSGKENEPKPEILGRGKRTAVIESKLRTEHSSEEKRKQHQKELAQQLNEVAKARLAQQSGGKEQEKIRKSTISYKSLSHMPREPEVKELKLYVDKKYETVILPIFGIPVPFHISTIKNISQSVEGDYTYLRINFFHPGATMGRNEGGSYPQPDATFVKEVTYRSTNTKEPGEISAPSSNLNTAFRLIKEVQKKFKNREAEEREKEDLVKQDTLILSQNKGNPKLKDLYIRPNIVSKRMTGGLEAHVNGFRYTSVRGDKVDILYNNIKNAFFQPCDGEMIILLHFHLKHAIMFGKKKHVDVQFYTEVGEITTDLGKHQHMHDRDDLAAEQSERELRHKLKTAFKSFCEKVESMTKQEIEFDTPFRELGFPGAPFRSTVLLQPTSGCLVNLTEWPPFVITLEDVELVHFERVQFHLKNFDMIFVFKDYHRKVAMLNAIPMNMLDHVKEWLNSCDIRYTEGVQSLNWTKIMKTITDDPEGFFDNGGWTFLDPESDAENEDVEDEEEEEDDAYEPSDLDSEEESDDDSEYSEASEDSDSEEELGSSEESGKDWSDLEREAAEEDKERGDDRFHDDYNSSKKKKSSRKHSPSPSKDRHNSKHKSSSSSKSKSSSSSKDKKSSSSDKHRSDRSRSGGSHKKVSPSKSSKHSPKKSDRHDKHDRHDRHDKHKSSHSSSSSKKRSREESSERNDKSSKKSKK, from the exons ATGGCAAACGTATCCGTTGACAAAGAAACGTTCTTTCGACGTATGAAGCGGCTTTATACGGCGTGGAAG GATGGAGAAGTTGGTACAGATGACAGTTTTAGTAAAATGGATTGTCTCGTTTCTGCTGTGGGCACAGATGAAGATATCGTTTATAGTAAATCAACAGCACTGCAA ACCTGGCTACTTAGTTATGAACTTACTGATACCATAATGATCTTAGCAGAAGAGTCTATTTGCTTTTTAGCGAGtaagaaaaaaattgaatttttaagaaaacTGGAAAATCAGAAAACGGAAGAGACTGGAGTACCTCCTGTAAAACTGCTTGTCAGAGATAGG ACTGATGAAGATAAGGCTAATTTTGCTAAacttattgaaattataaaagaaagtaaaaatggTAAAACATTGGGTGTTTTTTCAAAAGAAAATTATCCAGGTGCCTTTATGGATGCATGGAGAGCTGCTTTGAAATCGGAATCTTTTGATACG GTTGATGTGAGTGCTGCAGCTGCATATGTAATGTGTCCAAAAGAGGATGCCGAAATTCTTACTATAAAAAAGGCTTGTATAGTATCTGTAGATGTTTTCACGAAGTACCTTAAAGATCAAATCATGGAAATTATTGACTCTGACAAGAAAGTCAAGCATTCAAAACTTGCTGAGGGTGTAGATGCGGCTATaacaaataagaaatatgtaacTGGTGTTGATGTTACCCAAGTAGATATGTGTTATCCAGCAATAATACAGAGCGGCGGAAATTATTCTCTAAAGTTCAGTGTTGTCAGCGATAAAAATACTTTGCATTTTGGTGTCATTGTATGTTCCCTTGGAGCACGTTACAAATCTTATTGTTCTAACATAGTTCGAACATTATTAGTAAATCCTACTAAGACAATAGAGGACAATTATAACTTCCTTTTGCTTTTGGAAGAAGAGATTCTGAAAAAACTGGTGGCTGGAGTGAAAATTAGCGAAGTATACGAAACAGGTGTAAAATACGTAAAGAACGAGAAACCAGAAATGATAGATCATTTAAccaaaaattttggatttgcgATGGGTATCGAATTTAGGGAAAGCTCGTTACTCATCGGTCCAAAAACTCATGCAATAATAAAGAAAGGCATGGTGTTCAATGTTAATGTTGGATTAGCAAATCTTACAAACCCAGATGCTACTGACAAAGAGGGAAAGGTCTATGCTCTTTTCATTGGTGATACTGTTATGGCTAATGAGGGACAACCTGCTGTAAACTTGACGCCATCaaagaagaaattgaaaaatgtcggAATATTTGTTAAAgacgaagaagaggaggaagaagaaggcAGTGGCAAAGAAAATGAACCTAAACCGGAAATTCTGGGCCGTGGTAAAAGAACAGCGGTAATTGAATCCAAATTGCGAACAGAACATAGTTCAGAGGAAAAAAGGAAGCAGCATCAGAAAGAGCTTGCGCAGCAGTTAAACGAAGTGGCAAAAGCTCGATTAGCTCAGCAATCTGGTGGGAAAGAACAAGAAAAGATACGAAAATCGACAATATCATATAAAAGTCTGAGTCACATGCCGCGAGAACCGGAAGTAAAAGAGCTTAAATTATATGTGG ataaaaaatatgaaactgtaaTTCTACCAATCTTTGGTATACCTGTACCATTCCACATATCCACGATCAAGAACATTTCTCAGTCTGTAGAAGGAGACTACACGTATCTCAgaataaattttttccatcCTGGTGCGACAATGGGTCGTAACGAAGGAGGATCTTATCCTCAACCTGATGCCACATTTGTTAAAGAAGT AACATATCGAAGTACAAACACGAAAGAACCCGGTGAAATTTCAGCACCATCATCGAACTTAAATACAGCCTTTAGACTGATAAAAGAGGTCcaaaagaaatttaagaacagaGAAGCagaagaaagagaaaaggaaGATCTTGTGAAACAAGATACTTTAATACTGTCACAAAATAAGGGTAACCCGAAACTGAAGGACTTGTATATTCGACCAAATATTGTATCAAAAAGAATGACTGGAGGCTTAGAGGCACATGTGAATGGTTTTCGTTATACCTCCGTTAGAGGAGATAAAGTTGATATactttacaataatattaaaaatgcctTTTTCCAACCATGTGATGGCGAAATGATCATATTActtcattttcatttaaaa CATGCAATTATGTTCGGTAAAAAGAAGCATGTGgatgtacaattttatacagaGGTCGGTGAAATTACAACAGATTTAGGAAAACATCAGCACATGCACGACCGTGATGATCTCGCAGCTGAACAGTCAGAACGAGAACTTAGGCACAAGTTAAAAACTGCGTTTAAGAGTTTCTGCGAGAAG GTTGAAAGTATGACAAAGCAAGAAATTGAATTCGACACACCGTTCAGAGAATTGGGATTCCCTGGTGCTCCATTCAGAAGCACCGTTCTTTTGCAACCTACTAGTGGTTGCTTGGTTAATCTCACAGAATGG CCTCCATTTGTTATCACTTTAGAGGACGTTGAGCTTGTCCATTTCGAGAGAGTACAATTTCATCTGAAGAATTTTGATATGATATTTGTTTTCAAAGATTATCATAGAAAAGTCGCGATGTTAAATGCTATTCCCATGAACATGCTGGATCATGTGAAAGAATGGCTGAA TTCTTGCGACATTAGATACACGGAGGGCGTACAATCTTTGAATTggacaaaaattatgaaaacaaTCACGGATGATCCTGAAGGTTTCTTTGACAATGGCGGTTGGACATTCTTGGATCCAGAAAGCGATGCAGAAAATGAAGATGTGGAAgatgaggaagaagaagaagatgatgCTTATGAGCCATCTGATTTGGATAGCGAAGAAGAATCAGACGATGACTCTGAATACTCTGAAGCCTCGGAAGACTCAGACAGCGAAG AAGAATTGGGTAGTTCAGAAGAATCCGGTAAAGACTGGTCAGATTTAGAACGAGAAGCAGCCGAAGAAGACAAAGAAAGAGGGGACGATCGATTTCACGATGATTACAATTCTAGCAAGAAAAAGAAATCAAGTCGAAAACACTCACCTTCACCATCAAAAGACAg ACACAATTCAAAACATAAGAGTTCTTCCAGTTCAAAAAGTAAAAGTTCGTCCAGTAGTAAAGATAAAAAGTCGTCATCGTCAGATAAGCACAG atCGGATCGATCGCGGAGTGGGGGATCACACAAGAAAGTATCTCCTTCCAAATCGTCCAAACACAG TCCCAAGAAGAGCGACAGACACGATAAACATGATAGACACGATAGACACGACAAACATAAATCCAGCCATTCTTCGTCTAGCAGTAAAAAGCGATCTCGCGAGGAAAGTTCAGAGAGAAACGATAAATCATCCAAAAAATCTAA GAAATGA
- the dre4 gene encoding SPT16 homolog, facilitates chromatin remodeling subunit dre4 isoform X3: protein MANVSVDKETFFRRMKRLYTAWKDGEVGTDDSFSKMDCLVSAVGTDEDIVYSKSTALQTWLLSYELTDTIMILAEESICFLASKKKIEFLRKLENQKTEETGVPPVKLLVRDRTDEDKANFAKLIEIIKESKNGKTLGVFSKENYPGAFMDAWRAALKSESFDTVDVSAAAAYVMCPKEDAEILTIKKACIVSVDVFTKYLKDQIMEIIDSDKKVKHSKLAEGVDAAITNKKYVTGVDVTQVDMCYPAIIQSGGNYSLKFSVVSDKNTLHFGVIVCSLGARYKSYCSNIVRTLLVNPTKTIEDNYNFLLLLEEEILKKLVAGVKISEVYETGVKYVKNEKPEMIDHLTKNFGFAMGIEFRESSLLIGPKTHAIIKKGMVFNVNVGLANLTNPDATDKEGKVYALFIGDTVMANEGQPAVNLTPSKKKLKNVGIFVKDEEEEEEEGSGKENEPKPEILGRGKRTAVIESKLRTEHSSEEKRKQHQKELAQQLNEVAKARLAQQSGGKEQEKIRKSTISYKSLSHMPREPEVKELKLYVDKKYETVILPIFGIPVPFHISTIKNISQSVEGDYTYLRINFFHPGATMGRNEGGSYPQPDATFVKEVTYRSTNTKEPGEISAPSSNLNTAFRLIKEVQKKFKNREAEEREKEDLVKQDTLILSQNKGNPKLKDLYIRPNIVSKRMTGGLEAHVNGFRYTSVRGDKVDILYNNIKNAFFQPCDGEMIILLHFHLKHAIMFGKKKHVDVQFYTEVGEITTDLGKHQHMHDRDDLAAEQSERELRHKLKTAFKSFCEKVESMTKQEIEFDTPFRELGFPGAPFRSTVLLQPTSGCLVNLTEWPPFVITLEDVELVHFERVQFHLKNFDMIFVFKDYHRKVAMLNAIPMNMLDHVKEWLNSCDIRYTEGVQSLNWTKIMKTITDDPEGFFDNGGWTFLDPESDAENEDVEDEEEEEDDAYEPSDLDSEEESDDDSEYSEASEDSDSEEELGSSEESGKDWSDLEREAAEEDKERGDDRFHDDYNSSKKKKSSRKHSPSPSKDRHNSKHKSSSSSKSKSSSSSKDKKSSSSDKHSPKKSDRHDKHDRHDRHDKHKSSHSSSSSKKRSREESSERNDKSSKKSKK from the exons ATGGCAAACGTATCCGTTGACAAAGAAACGTTCTTTCGACGTATGAAGCGGCTTTATACGGCGTGGAAG GATGGAGAAGTTGGTACAGATGACAGTTTTAGTAAAATGGATTGTCTCGTTTCTGCTGTGGGCACAGATGAAGATATCGTTTATAGTAAATCAACAGCACTGCAA ACCTGGCTACTTAGTTATGAACTTACTGATACCATAATGATCTTAGCAGAAGAGTCTATTTGCTTTTTAGCGAGtaagaaaaaaattgaatttttaagaaaacTGGAAAATCAGAAAACGGAAGAGACTGGAGTACCTCCTGTAAAACTGCTTGTCAGAGATAGG ACTGATGAAGATAAGGCTAATTTTGCTAAacttattgaaattataaaagaaagtaaaaatggTAAAACATTGGGTGTTTTTTCAAAAGAAAATTATCCAGGTGCCTTTATGGATGCATGGAGAGCTGCTTTGAAATCGGAATCTTTTGATACG GTTGATGTGAGTGCTGCAGCTGCATATGTAATGTGTCCAAAAGAGGATGCCGAAATTCTTACTATAAAAAAGGCTTGTATAGTATCTGTAGATGTTTTCACGAAGTACCTTAAAGATCAAATCATGGAAATTATTGACTCTGACAAGAAAGTCAAGCATTCAAAACTTGCTGAGGGTGTAGATGCGGCTATaacaaataagaaatatgtaacTGGTGTTGATGTTACCCAAGTAGATATGTGTTATCCAGCAATAATACAGAGCGGCGGAAATTATTCTCTAAAGTTCAGTGTTGTCAGCGATAAAAATACTTTGCATTTTGGTGTCATTGTATGTTCCCTTGGAGCACGTTACAAATCTTATTGTTCTAACATAGTTCGAACATTATTAGTAAATCCTACTAAGACAATAGAGGACAATTATAACTTCCTTTTGCTTTTGGAAGAAGAGATTCTGAAAAAACTGGTGGCTGGAGTGAAAATTAGCGAAGTATACGAAACAGGTGTAAAATACGTAAAGAACGAGAAACCAGAAATGATAGATCATTTAAccaaaaattttggatttgcgATGGGTATCGAATTTAGGGAAAGCTCGTTACTCATCGGTCCAAAAACTCATGCAATAATAAAGAAAGGCATGGTGTTCAATGTTAATGTTGGATTAGCAAATCTTACAAACCCAGATGCTACTGACAAAGAGGGAAAGGTCTATGCTCTTTTCATTGGTGATACTGTTATGGCTAATGAGGGACAACCTGCTGTAAACTTGACGCCATCaaagaagaaattgaaaaatgtcggAATATTTGTTAAAgacgaagaagaggaggaagaagaaggcAGTGGCAAAGAAAATGAACCTAAACCGGAAATTCTGGGCCGTGGTAAAAGAACAGCGGTAATTGAATCCAAATTGCGAACAGAACATAGTTCAGAGGAAAAAAGGAAGCAGCATCAGAAAGAGCTTGCGCAGCAGTTAAACGAAGTGGCAAAAGCTCGATTAGCTCAGCAATCTGGTGGGAAAGAACAAGAAAAGATACGAAAATCGACAATATCATATAAAAGTCTGAGTCACATGCCGCGAGAACCGGAAGTAAAAGAGCTTAAATTATATGTGG ataaaaaatatgaaactgtaaTTCTACCAATCTTTGGTATACCTGTACCATTCCACATATCCACGATCAAGAACATTTCTCAGTCTGTAGAAGGAGACTACACGTATCTCAgaataaattttttccatcCTGGTGCGACAATGGGTCGTAACGAAGGAGGATCTTATCCTCAACCTGATGCCACATTTGTTAAAGAAGT AACATATCGAAGTACAAACACGAAAGAACCCGGTGAAATTTCAGCACCATCATCGAACTTAAATACAGCCTTTAGACTGATAAAAGAGGTCcaaaagaaatttaagaacagaGAAGCagaagaaagagaaaaggaaGATCTTGTGAAACAAGATACTTTAATACTGTCACAAAATAAGGGTAACCCGAAACTGAAGGACTTGTATATTCGACCAAATATTGTATCAAAAAGAATGACTGGAGGCTTAGAGGCACATGTGAATGGTTTTCGTTATACCTCCGTTAGAGGAGATAAAGTTGATATactttacaataatattaaaaatgcctTTTTCCAACCATGTGATGGCGAAATGATCATATTActtcattttcatttaaaa CATGCAATTATGTTCGGTAAAAAGAAGCATGTGgatgtacaattttatacagaGGTCGGTGAAATTACAACAGATTTAGGAAAACATCAGCACATGCACGACCGTGATGATCTCGCAGCTGAACAGTCAGAACGAGAACTTAGGCACAAGTTAAAAACTGCGTTTAAGAGTTTCTGCGAGAAG GTTGAAAGTATGACAAAGCAAGAAATTGAATTCGACACACCGTTCAGAGAATTGGGATTCCCTGGTGCTCCATTCAGAAGCACCGTTCTTTTGCAACCTACTAGTGGTTGCTTGGTTAATCTCACAGAATGG CCTCCATTTGTTATCACTTTAGAGGACGTTGAGCTTGTCCATTTCGAGAGAGTACAATTTCATCTGAAGAATTTTGATATGATATTTGTTTTCAAAGATTATCATAGAAAAGTCGCGATGTTAAATGCTATTCCCATGAACATGCTGGATCATGTGAAAGAATGGCTGAA TTCTTGCGACATTAGATACACGGAGGGCGTACAATCTTTGAATTggacaaaaattatgaaaacaaTCACGGATGATCCTGAAGGTTTCTTTGACAATGGCGGTTGGACATTCTTGGATCCAGAAAGCGATGCAGAAAATGAAGATGTGGAAgatgaggaagaagaagaagatgatgCTTATGAGCCATCTGATTTGGATAGCGAAGAAGAATCAGACGATGACTCTGAATACTCTGAAGCCTCGGAAGACTCAGACAGCGAAG AAGAATTGGGTAGTTCAGAAGAATCCGGTAAAGACTGGTCAGATTTAGAACGAGAAGCAGCCGAAGAAGACAAAGAAAGAGGGGACGATCGATTTCACGATGATTACAATTCTAGCAAGAAAAAGAAATCAAGTCGAAAACACTCACCTTCACCATCAAAAGACAg ACACAATTCAAAACATAAGAGTTCTTCCAGTTCAAAAAGTAAAAGTTCGTCCAGTAGTAAAGATAAAAAGTCGTCATCGTCAGATAAGCACAG TCCCAAGAAGAGCGACAGACACGATAAACATGATAGACACGATAGACACGACAAACATAAATCCAGCCATTCTTCGTCTAGCAGTAAAAAGCGATCTCGCGAGGAAAGTTCAGAGAGAAACGATAAATCATCCAAAAAATCTAA GAAATGA
- the dre4 gene encoding SPT16 homolog, facilitates chromatin remodeling subunit dre4 isoform X2 — protein sequence MANVSVDKETFFRRMKRLYTAWKDGEVGTDDSFSKMDCLVSAVGTDEDIVYSKSTALQTWLLSYELTDTIMILAEESICFLASKKKIEFLRKLENQKTEETGVPPVKLLVRDRTDEDKANFAKLIEIIKESKNGKTLGVFSKENYPGAFMDAWRAALKSESFDTVDVSAAAAYVMCPKEDAEILTIKKACIVSVDVFTKYLKDQIMEIIDSDKKVKHSKLAEGVDAAITNKKYVTGVDVTQVDMCYPAIIQSGGNYSLKFSVVSDKNTLHFGVIVCSLGARYKSYCSNIVRTLLVNPTKTIEDNYNFLLLLEEEILKKLVAGVKISEVYETGVKYVKNEKPEMIDHLTKNFGFAMGIEFRESSLLIGPKTHAIIKKGMVFNVNVGLANLTNPDATDKEGKVYALFIGDTVMANEGQPAVNLTPSKKKLKNVGIFVKDEEEEEEEGSGKENEPKPEILGRGKRTAVIESKLRTEHSSEEKRKQHQKELAQQLNEVAKARLAQQSGGKEQEKIRKSTISYKSLSHMPREPEVKELKLYVDKKYETVILPIFGIPVPFHISTIKNISQSVEGDYTYLRINFFHPGATMGRNEGGSYPQPDATFVKEVTYRSTNTKEPGEISAPSSNLNTAFRLIKEVQKKFKNREAEEREKEDLVKQDTLILSQNKGNPKLKDLYIRPNIVSKRMTGGLEAHVNGFRYTSVRGDKVDILYNNIKNAFFQPCDGEMIILLHFHLKHAIMFGKKKHVDVQFYTEVGEITTDLGKHQHMHDRDDLAAEQSERELRHKLKTAFKSFCEKVESMTKQEIEFDTPFRELGFPGAPFRSTVLLQPTSGCLVNLTEWPPFVITLEDVELVHFERVQFHLKNFDMIFVFKDYHRKVAMLNAIPMNMLDHVKEWLNSCDIRYTEGVQSLNWTKIMKTITDDPEGFFDNGGWTFLDPESDAENEDVEDEEEEEDDAYEPSDLDSEEESDDDSEYSEASEDSDSEELGSSEESGKDWSDLEREAAEEDKERGDDRFHDDYNSSKKKKSSRKHSPSPSKDRHNSKHKSSSSSKSKSSSSSKDKKSSSSDKHRSDRSRSGGSHKKVSPSKSSKHSPKKSDRHDKHDRHDRHDKHKSSHSSSSSKKRSREESSERNDKSSKKSKK from the exons ATGGCAAACGTATCCGTTGACAAAGAAACGTTCTTTCGACGTATGAAGCGGCTTTATACGGCGTGGAAG GATGGAGAAGTTGGTACAGATGACAGTTTTAGTAAAATGGATTGTCTCGTTTCTGCTGTGGGCACAGATGAAGATATCGTTTATAGTAAATCAACAGCACTGCAA ACCTGGCTACTTAGTTATGAACTTACTGATACCATAATGATCTTAGCAGAAGAGTCTATTTGCTTTTTAGCGAGtaagaaaaaaattgaatttttaagaaaacTGGAAAATCAGAAAACGGAAGAGACTGGAGTACCTCCTGTAAAACTGCTTGTCAGAGATAGG ACTGATGAAGATAAGGCTAATTTTGCTAAacttattgaaattataaaagaaagtaaaaatggTAAAACATTGGGTGTTTTTTCAAAAGAAAATTATCCAGGTGCCTTTATGGATGCATGGAGAGCTGCTTTGAAATCGGAATCTTTTGATACG GTTGATGTGAGTGCTGCAGCTGCATATGTAATGTGTCCAAAAGAGGATGCCGAAATTCTTACTATAAAAAAGGCTTGTATAGTATCTGTAGATGTTTTCACGAAGTACCTTAAAGATCAAATCATGGAAATTATTGACTCTGACAAGAAAGTCAAGCATTCAAAACTTGCTGAGGGTGTAGATGCGGCTATaacaaataagaaatatgtaacTGGTGTTGATGTTACCCAAGTAGATATGTGTTATCCAGCAATAATACAGAGCGGCGGAAATTATTCTCTAAAGTTCAGTGTTGTCAGCGATAAAAATACTTTGCATTTTGGTGTCATTGTATGTTCCCTTGGAGCACGTTACAAATCTTATTGTTCTAACATAGTTCGAACATTATTAGTAAATCCTACTAAGACAATAGAGGACAATTATAACTTCCTTTTGCTTTTGGAAGAAGAGATTCTGAAAAAACTGGTGGCTGGAGTGAAAATTAGCGAAGTATACGAAACAGGTGTAAAATACGTAAAGAACGAGAAACCAGAAATGATAGATCATTTAAccaaaaattttggatttgcgATGGGTATCGAATTTAGGGAAAGCTCGTTACTCATCGGTCCAAAAACTCATGCAATAATAAAGAAAGGCATGGTGTTCAATGTTAATGTTGGATTAGCAAATCTTACAAACCCAGATGCTACTGACAAAGAGGGAAAGGTCTATGCTCTTTTCATTGGTGATACTGTTATGGCTAATGAGGGACAACCTGCTGTAAACTTGACGCCATCaaagaagaaattgaaaaatgtcggAATATTTGTTAAAgacgaagaagaggaggaagaagaaggcAGTGGCAAAGAAAATGAACCTAAACCGGAAATTCTGGGCCGTGGTAAAAGAACAGCGGTAATTGAATCCAAATTGCGAACAGAACATAGTTCAGAGGAAAAAAGGAAGCAGCATCAGAAAGAGCTTGCGCAGCAGTTAAACGAAGTGGCAAAAGCTCGATTAGCTCAGCAATCTGGTGGGAAAGAACAAGAAAAGATACGAAAATCGACAATATCATATAAAAGTCTGAGTCACATGCCGCGAGAACCGGAAGTAAAAGAGCTTAAATTATATGTGG ataaaaaatatgaaactgtaaTTCTACCAATCTTTGGTATACCTGTACCATTCCACATATCCACGATCAAGAACATTTCTCAGTCTGTAGAAGGAGACTACACGTATCTCAgaataaattttttccatcCTGGTGCGACAATGGGTCGTAACGAAGGAGGATCTTATCCTCAACCTGATGCCACATTTGTTAAAGAAGT AACATATCGAAGTACAAACACGAAAGAACCCGGTGAAATTTCAGCACCATCATCGAACTTAAATACAGCCTTTAGACTGATAAAAGAGGTCcaaaagaaatttaagaacagaGAAGCagaagaaagagaaaaggaaGATCTTGTGAAACAAGATACTTTAATACTGTCACAAAATAAGGGTAACCCGAAACTGAAGGACTTGTATATTCGACCAAATATTGTATCAAAAAGAATGACTGGAGGCTTAGAGGCACATGTGAATGGTTTTCGTTATACCTCCGTTAGAGGAGATAAAGTTGATATactttacaataatattaaaaatgcctTTTTCCAACCATGTGATGGCGAAATGATCATATTActtcattttcatttaaaa CATGCAATTATGTTCGGTAAAAAGAAGCATGTGgatgtacaattttatacagaGGTCGGTGAAATTACAACAGATTTAGGAAAACATCAGCACATGCACGACCGTGATGATCTCGCAGCTGAACAGTCAGAACGAGAACTTAGGCACAAGTTAAAAACTGCGTTTAAGAGTTTCTGCGAGAAG GTTGAAAGTATGACAAAGCAAGAAATTGAATTCGACACACCGTTCAGAGAATTGGGATTCCCTGGTGCTCCATTCAGAAGCACCGTTCTTTTGCAACCTACTAGTGGTTGCTTGGTTAATCTCACAGAATGG CCTCCATTTGTTATCACTTTAGAGGACGTTGAGCTTGTCCATTTCGAGAGAGTACAATTTCATCTGAAGAATTTTGATATGATATTTGTTTTCAAAGATTATCATAGAAAAGTCGCGATGTTAAATGCTATTCCCATGAACATGCTGGATCATGTGAAAGAATGGCTGAA TTCTTGCGACATTAGATACACGGAGGGCGTACAATCTTTGAATTggacaaaaattatgaaaacaaTCACGGATGATCCTGAAGGTTTCTTTGACAATGGCGGTTGGACATTCTTGGATCCAGAAAGCGATGCAGAAAATGAAGATGTGGAAgatgaggaagaagaagaagatgatgCTTATGAGCCATCTGATTTGGATAGCGAAGAAGAATCAGACGATGACTCTGAATACTCTGAAGCCTCGGAAGACTCAGACAGCGAAG AATTGGGTAGTTCAGAAGAATCCGGTAAAGACTGGTCAGATTTAGAACGAGAAGCAGCCGAAGAAGACAAAGAAAGAGGGGACGATCGATTTCACGATGATTACAATTCTAGCAAGAAAAAGAAATCAAGTCGAAAACACTCACCTTCACCATCAAAAGACAg ACACAATTCAAAACATAAGAGTTCTTCCAGTTCAAAAAGTAAAAGTTCGTCCAGTAGTAAAGATAAAAAGTCGTCATCGTCAGATAAGCACAG atCGGATCGATCGCGGAGTGGGGGATCACACAAGAAAGTATCTCCTTCCAAATCGTCCAAACACAG TCCCAAGAAGAGCGACAGACACGATAAACATGATAGACACGATAGACACGACAAACATAAATCCAGCCATTCTTCGTCTAGCAGTAAAAAGCGATCTCGCGAGGAAAGTTCAGAGAGAAACGATAAATCATCCAAAAAATCTAA GAAATGA